The Estrella lausannensis genomic sequence ATCTGCTTTCTTTTTTCGTGATGGCGACCAATTGCGCGTTTCTTGCCCTGATCAAAGACAAGTCACTATCTCGCGTCCTGTTTTTTCTTTGCTTACTCGCTTTTCCCTATCTGTATGGATTGACCGCTCTTAGATACCACGAGGGGGAAATGGCGAGTTCTCCGGATCGCAAAGTTGTGCACGCTCTCTTGGTGCAGACCGCGTTCGAGGTGGAGGAGGATAAGGGGTTTCTTCATTTGACCCTGCCTCAAAAGGTGGCATTGGTGACCAAGGAGTGGGAGGAGATAGCCCGCCTTGTAAAGAGCGGGGTGACTAAGGATCTTGACTTGATTGTTCTGCCTGAAAGCGTGATTCCTTTCGCTTCCGGCTCTTGTCTTTTTCCCAAAGAGATTGCCTGTGAAACTTTGAGCTCGATGTTTGAGGTTCCGTTCGGTTCGGCTCAAGTGCGGAAAGAGAAGGGGTTGGCGAAAGATTACCAGATAGACAGCGGTATTTGCACCTTCGTTTGCAACGGCTATTTTGCGCAGGGTATTGCCAATCAGGCAAACGCAGCGGTCCTCATAGGCATGGAGCACATAGAAGAAGTTCAGGGCGAAAGAGCTTTTTTTAGCTCTGCTCTCCTTTATCACCCTGAAGGGGAAAACACCGCTGCAACAGAGCCATACAGATATGATAAACAGGTATTGGTTCCAATGGCGGAGTACATCCCGTTTGGATGGTTAAGGGAGGCGGCGGAACATTATGGGGTATTTGGGTCTTTTACACCGGGGTGTGGTGCTAAGTTGTTTGTTATTAATAAAATAAACTTCGGTGTGAGCATTTGCTATGATGAAACGTTCGGATCCATTGTGCGGCAGATTCGCTCGTCGGGGGCTGAGGTTTTAGTCAATTTGACCAACGATGGCTGGTATCCGGATTCTTCCTTGCCGAGGCAGCACTTTGATCTTGCTGTCCTTCGAGCCGTGGAGAATGGGGCGCCCGTACTGCGTGCTTGTAATACAGGAATCACTTGCGCCATCGATAGTCTGGGCAGGCCAGTCGCTATTTTAGGGGAAACAGGGAGTGAGCAGCAAAATTTAAGGGCGGCTCTGCCTGTCACTCTTCCAGTCTATACATACGATACTTTGTACACTAAAACAGGGGATGCACTGATCCTATTGATCAGTTTGGCGGCCATAGGTTTCTTCAGTCTTCAATTTTTTATTTCAAGTGCACGAAATAAAGAACGATAATTCTTTTATTGATAGAGTCGGCATTTCTTTGTGATTTTATCAACTCCTGTAGTGGTAAGTTTTGTTTTTTAGGTGTACTGGAGATGTCTTCTTGCTTCTTGATATCAAACCAGCTTTACTGTAGTCTTTACCGAAAGGCGGATTAATACCGAAAACAACTTGCCAATCAGCTCTTTACCTCAAACGTAAAGGCCCCTTAGAGAGGGTCCGCAAACTGAAATGGTACGATTTGTTTGCGCCATAGAGTTGTAAGATTCGAAAAGAATTTCAGTATATTAATCCAATATTCTGAAGATTTTTTCGAAGCTTATAACCCTATGGGCAGCAAAGCATACTGATTTGAGTTCGAGGAAAGTCTCGTAGGGCTAAATGCTGTGTTCTTTCATGTCGATCGCCGTGATTTGTGGCTGGGAACGAAGCGTTGCTTATTTGAGTTTTAGTGAAATTATTGGACTTTTTTTATACTCTTTCCGGATTTGATGTAGATGATAGAAGCGATCACGATCCAAAAATCGGCACAGCCTCAGCGCACTCTTAAAAAAGAGGTGCACTTTTCCGGGATCGGAATTCACACAGGAAGGCTAGTCTCCATACGATTCGTCCCCGCCGCTGCTGGGAAAGGAATTGTGTTTAAAAGAGTTGACTTGCCGGGACAGCCCGAGATACCGGCGCTCGTTGAATATGCTGCCGAAACTGCGCGTAGCACTTCCATCGGCTTGGATTCCATCCGCATTCACACGGTAGAGCATGTTTTGGCGGCGATCCACGCCAACAGGATTCATAATCTCACGATTGAGCTGACCAATATCGAACCTCCTGTAGGCAACGGCAGCTCCGATGTGTTTGTCGAGATGATCGAGCAGGCGGGAATTGAGGAGTTGGACAGTCCTGAATTTTGCCTATCAGTCCAACAACCGATCTATCACTCGGAAAAAGATATTCACGTAGTGGCGCTTCCGGGCTCCGGATTCAAGGTGAGCTATACTCTCGATTACCCTGAGACACCTGCGATCAAGTCCCAGTATCGCTCATTCGATATTACTGCCGAATCCTTCAAAAAGGAGATCGCTTCCTGCCGCACATTCGCTTTGTATGAGGAAGTGGCGACGTTAATGGATAGGGGGCTTATCAAGGGCGGAAGCCTGGATAATGCCGTCATGATTAAAGGAGATGCCATTTTCAGCAAGGGAGGGCTTTTTTTTCCGGACGAGATGGTAAGGCATAAAATTTTAGATCTGATAGGCGATTTGACGTTGGTGGGGTATCCGATCAACGCCCACATTATTGCCATCCGTTCGGGGCACGCAGCTAATGTGGCTCTGGCTAAAAAATTAATAGGTTCCCTGCGAGAGGTTCAAAGCGGGATCAGCCGATAGTGAAGATCGTTAAATCCGTTTCTTCATTGGAGGCGCCTTTGGATATGGGTCATTTGTTGTAAGTGAGGTATGCATGAGTCAGTTTTCGATGCCCATGAGTATAAAAGATATCGCGAAAGTTTTGCCGCATCGGTATCCGTTTCTTCTGATCGATCGTATCATCCGCTGCGACCTTGAAAAAGGAGAGGTGGAAGCGATTAAGAATCTCACCATTAACGAAGCTTTTTTTCAGGGGCATTTCCCGGGAGCGCCGATCATGCCTGGGGTTTTGATTCTCGAAGCTTTAGCGCAAGCGGGTGGAGTCTTAGTTTACCAGCGTGCCAACCCCGATGTGCCGAAGATTGCGGTGCTGCTCAATATCAACGGTGCTAAATTCAGGAGCCCGGCAAAGCCCGGAGATCAACTGAGGCTTGTTTGCAAAGGGTTGCATTTTAGCGGTAAAGGCGGCAAGGTTCAGGCGACCGCATATGTCGAAGATAAAATCGCCGTTGAAGCCGAAATCGGCTTCGCCTTAGTCGAAGAGAAACTGATATAATCATCCATTTTCAGGATCAACAATGAGTCAACGCAACATTCATCCTACAGCGATCATAGAGCCCGGAGCCATTCTTGGACAGGGTGTCACGATTGAGCCTTATGCTATCATTAAAGAAAATGTGGTTTTAAGGGACAATGTCACAATCAAAGCGCACGTCTATATCGACGGCCATACAACGATTGGAGAGGGGACAACTATCTATCCTTCGGCATCGATTGGAACGAAAACACAGGATCTGAAGTTCAAGGGTGAAAAAACCTTTGTCAGAATCGGTAAACACTGCGAAATCCGCGAGTTCGTTACCATCAACTCCTCGACGCAGGAAAATTCTGTGGTGGAAGTGGGAGATAACTGCCTTTTGATGGCATATTGCCACGTTGCCCACAACTGCCGTGTAGGAAACAGAGTCATCATGAGCAACGGCGCTACCCTTGCGGGACATGTTGATGTCGGTGACAATGCCATTATCGGTGGAATTACACCCATCCATCAGTTTGTCTCCATAGGCCGCAATTCCATGGTGGGCGGCATGAGCCGGATCACGCACGATATTCCGCCATTTACACTGGGCGGAGGGATTCCATTCAAATATGGGGGTCTGAACATCATCGGTCTCAAGAGGGCTGGGTATTCCCTCCAAGTAAGGCAGGAGCTCTCGCGTGCGTTTAAGCTGGTGTTCCGCTCCAGGTTAAAACTCGAAGAGTCGCTTGCCCGCTGTGAAGAAGAGCTTGAACCATTGGATGAGGTCGTTCACTTCATTCAGTTCTGTAAAGCTTCCAAGCGCGGACTGATGGGGCAGCAGGGGATCACCCGAGAGCAGGGAGATCAGTTAGAGCCGCAGACAGCTATGCAATCTTAAACGGAAGGTAGTTTAGTGCGCGTCGTTTTCTTTGGTACCCCCGATATCGCTGCTTTTGTTTTGCGTCATCTGCAGGCGCAGGGAGTAGAGGTGGTAGCCGTTGTCAGCAAGCCCGATAAGCCGAAAGGCCGTTCGATGAAGCTTCAGCCGACACCTGTCAGGGTAGCTGCTGAAGAGCTTAATTTACCCCTTTTGCAACCGGAAAAAGCGTCAGATCCTCAATTTATAGAAGCTCTTAAAGAGCTGAAGCCCGACCTCTTTGCAGTTGTCGCTTATGGTGAGATTGTCAAGCAAGCAGTGTTGGACATTCCCGCGGTGGCCGCGATCAACATGCATGCCAGCTTGCTGCCGGAATACCGCGGCGCAGCGCCTATGCAGAGAGCTCTTCTGGACGGGAAGGAGGAAACCGGCGTAACCATCATGCATATGGTGAGGAAAATGGATGCCGGACCGATAATTGCCCAAGAGAAAATACCGGTACCCTCCGATATGAACTTAGGTCAATTGGAGAAGGTGATGGGCGAAGTGGGCGCTAAGCTTCTTGCGGATGTGATTAAACAATTCGAAATGGGCGCTCCGGCCTCTTCTGAGCAAGAGGAATCGAGTGCGACGCTGGCTCCCAAAATTGAGGGAGCGGAATGTCGGCTCGACTTTTCCAAGAGTGCAGCATGCCTGCATAATCTGATCCGTGCCCTGAGCCCTGAGCCGGGTGCCTTTTTCTTCGCGCAGATCCGGGGTGAGCAGTTCGTCGTCAAGGTGTACCGCTCTGCTGTGATTAAAGAGGAGGGAGAGCCTGGGACTGTTGTTCTCCCCGGTAAAGGAAGAGTTTTGATCCGCTGCGGGCGCAATACCCTCGAAATTTTAGAGCTCCAGACTGCAGGGCGTAAACGCCTGCCTGCCAAAGAATGGGTTTCCGGCCTTATGGGCGGAAGCTTCGAGATTATCTCCGACGCGCTTTAACCCCCCCCCTCCTTTGTTTCTCGTCTGTTGTATGAATTAATTTTTAATTTATACGTCGTTTGCTTCTTTCATTTGTTTTAATGGTTGTTGTGGGCTTGAATTTTTCAAATTCAAGCCTAGTAGCCTATCCGGATTGTCTTTACTAAAACTTTATAGTTGTGCTATAATAAGATTCTTTAAAATTAGAGGTTAACGATGACAACGATAACTGCAGGGTATCCCCAAGTCTATCAGCCTGGGTTTGGCGAGAAGGTTTTAGAGGGTGCTCAAGCGATCAAGAAGGATGGTAACGCTTTTTATTCAGCCTTGAAGTTTAGCAACTATGCGTTCATGGGTGCTGAATATGCGTTGGGAAACAAGCAGCCATTTACCTATACGCTCCAAAAAATTGGTGGCGGTCTCTCGATTATAGACGCGATGGATCTTTTCAGTTCCCTGCACTATTGGATTAATGGCGATTTCAAGAACGACACTTTTTTTGGCGTAGGAGCTAACGCCTCGCTGACCGTCGCAGCAGTAGGCGGATTCGTTCTTTGGCTTGGCGAGCTTGGCTTTTTAGCTCTTGGAGAGATTGCTGCATTGATTGGTAATACGCCCGTCATAGGAGGCGCATTTCAGGCGCTTGCAGAAGTGGGGCTTGGCAATATGGTCGGCGGTCTTGCGGCGGTGGGTTTTGGCTTTTTAGCGGCAGACGCGGTTAAAAACATTATCGACGCAGATAACGGAGCTAAGAGGACCAAAGCGATCTTTGACCTGATCAGTTCGGTTGCTTATGTTGCTCTCTATACGCTGCTTTTAATTCCAGGCATTTGCGTGCCGGCGATTGCGGCGTTGGGAGTTGTGGCTTCGGGGTTCGGTTTAACGAGCTTCCTTTATAAGCACTTTAATCAGAAAGAATTTGTTTAACAGAATATCAATTTATAAGAGGTACATATGTCAGTTGTGCTTAAGCCGTTTGAGTGGATCACTGGATTTGGCAGCGATGTGAAGAAGAGCACGGGAACACTCGATTCTTTCAGCAAAGTGGTTTCCAATGGATGGAAAGCTATCGAGGTTGGTGCACAGGTTTCCAATCCTGCAATCAAAAATGTCATGAAGCAGTTTGGCGCGTTTTCCGGTTTGGTTGGCGCTTTGAATATCGTCGACAGAGGATATGAGTGGTTTTCCCCAAAGAAAAGAGAAGATTGGACATGGCAGAAATATGTTAGCCAGAGCGCTTTGACAGTAAGTCACGGCCTTGAGTTCTCCAGCTTTCTCCATAATGCAGGTGCGATCAACTTAGGTTCTTTCATATCACCGATCGCTCCAGGGGTAGTACCGTTGGAAGTTGTGAAAAACACTTTCTACATCCCAGCATCGTTCTTTGGGATTTGGCACTCCGCCATCTCGATGGGCAAGCAAGATGCAAAAGTGGCTTCCTTGGAAGGCAAGGTGCAGAAGTGGACTGACAGAATGCAGTCTGCTGCAGCTGACAAAGATAAGTTTTTGGACGAAGTTGCAAGGGCGAAATTGCAGGTTTTAGGAGATGAAATCGGCAATATCAAAAGTAGAGCGGATGCTGATGGCAATCTGGATGATGCCGACACGAGATTGGTAGCAAAACTGGAAAACCGCCAAAGAAGATGGACTGTTTATGTCGAGCAGCTTGAAAATGGCGAAGAAAGCGCAACGTTGAACGGTGACTGTCAGAAGAAAATCGACGGCTACAACGCAAACGTTGATATCGAAAAGCAGAACAGCGGCAAAGTCAAGACGAAAGAGTGGCTTGGCATCGCAAACAACGTAGGTAAGCTTGTGCTTGGTATTTTGGGCCTTGTTGCCTTGTTCGTAGGTTTTGCGGCCTCCACTGTGTTTGTCGCTTCATTCGCAGCCGGCTGGTTTGCAACCCATACGCTTAACTTGGCGAAGAGCCTTTATGAGGAAAGAAATAGGCCACAGTCCTATCGTAAACCTCACTTAGATCCAGTCGCCGTCTAAGGTAAAAGCGCTTCTCTGTGAAGTAAAAACCCGTTTCGGATATAGTCCGGAATGGGTTTTTTTATTTTTAGGGTAATGAATATGAAAACAGATGTTGATAAAACGCTTCTTTGGAAAAGAGAGTGGACCGCCCTGTCGGTATTTGCTGCATTCATCATGGCAGTGATCGCTATTTCATATGTCGAAGAGAGGGAAAAATCCGCCTGGCTGCTTGAAACAGATGGAGCGGCAATTAATGTTTATGTAGAGGGTGCTGTGGACTCTCCGGGGATTCATCGCTTAGCGACGGGTGCAAAGCTGGCAGAGGTGCTGCAAGAGGCTGGAGTAAAGCCCGAAGGCAGGGTGGATGGCTGGAACTTGGCAAGGGTAGTCGCAGATGGTGAGCGTATCGTTGTTAAAGAGCGTAAAATGATCTCGATCGTTCTGATTTACCCTGGTGGGAAAAGAAAAAGCAAGGCGGTGCCCAAAGGAATGAGAGTGGCTGACCTCACCCGACATCTTGCGCTGGAGGAGTATGTAGTGGTCTGGGGCGAAAAAAAAAGAAAGCAGTTGAGAGAGGGTGATGAGGTCGTGCTTAAGCGGATTGCAATGCAGCAGGAAGTGGAAAAGGAGCTGTAAACTACCGAGAATTTGTTACTAAAGTTCAGTATGGCTGCATTGAGAGCATTGCCCGTTTGAAAGATTGCCGGCCGGCTCGAAATTACAATATTTGGTGACTTGCACTTTTTCGATCGTGAGCAATTTTCCTTTTCTCGAAACCAAATTTCCGTGGCGCATGCGCTATAGCGCGATTTCGTAAATTTCATCCTAGAGTGCTTGTGGCCTAGACTTTAGACTAGTTGAAGCGCTTTGCTCGTAGGGGACTAGCAACAAGAAACAATGGCTGCGGCTATCGTTGATTATAAATCAAGAAGTTTATGATTTATCAACTTAAGAATTAGCGGATTAAAAGAGGCGAGTGGATTGTAATGCCTGTCTCGCCGGTAGTCGGCCTGTGGTTTTGCAGGTGGCACAGGTTGAATAGGTTAACAAAGCATCTCTCAAAAAGTTGTCAGGGATATTCTCTCTGATTTTCTCTTGTGATAAATAACTTAGTCTGTTAAGCTGTACCTTTCGACAAAAAAAATGCTCATTTTTTTGGGCATCTTCCCTTATGAAACCGCTGGCAAGAGCGTGCTTCGTGCGCAACTTGACACACGGTACAAAGGTAATTTCGAAAACAAAATCTCACAGATGTGAATATTAGGGATTTCATATGACACTCAAATTGATGGGACGAAAGCGTGGAATGGTCCAGCTTTTTGATAAAGACGGCAATGCTGTGCCATGCACTGCAATTGAATTTTCAAAAAATATCGTCGTCCAAGTGAAGAATGAAGAGACGGATGGATATTCTGCGGTTCAGCTCGGCTATGAAGAAGTCGTAGCTAACGATCCGCGCCGCAAAGAGGCGAGAACAAAGAAGCCTCTGCGAGGTCATTTTAAAAAACACGGTGTAGAAGCGAGAAAACACCTGAAAGAAACCCGTGTTGAAGACAGTTCTGCCTATCAGTCAGGACAAGAAATTGGAGTGGAAGCATTCCAAGGCCTGACTCATGTCGATGTGACAGGCACATCGAAAGGAAAAGGTTTCCAGGGTGTAATGAAGAAGCATAACTATGCTGGGGGACCTGCA encodes the following:
- the fabZ gene encoding 3-hydroxyacyl-ACP dehydratase FabZ translates to MSQFSMPMSIKDIAKVLPHRYPFLLIDRIIRCDLEKGEVEAIKNLTINEAFFQGHFPGAPIMPGVLILEALAQAGGVLVYQRANPDVPKIAVLLNINGAKFRSPAKPGDQLRLVCKGLHFSGKGGKVQATAYVEDKIAVEAEIGFALVEEKLI
- a CDS encoding SLBB domain-containing protein; this translates as MKTDVDKTLLWKREWTALSVFAAFIMAVIAISYVEEREKSAWLLETDGAAINVYVEGAVDSPGIHRLATGAKLAEVLQEAGVKPEGRVDGWNLARVVADGERIVVKERKMISIVLIYPGGKRKSKAVPKGMRVADLTRHLALEEYVVVWGEKKRKQLREGDEVVLKRIAMQQEVEKEL
- the fmt gene encoding methionyl-tRNA formyltransferase, encoding MRVVFFGTPDIAAFVLRHLQAQGVEVVAVVSKPDKPKGRSMKLQPTPVRVAAEELNLPLLQPEKASDPQFIEALKELKPDLFAVVAYGEIVKQAVLDIPAVAAINMHASLLPEYRGAAPMQRALLDGKEETGVTIMHMVRKMDAGPIIAQEKIPVPSDMNLGQLEKVMGEVGAKLLADVIKQFEMGAPASSEQEESSATLAPKIEGAECRLDFSKSAACLHNLIRALSPEPGAFFFAQIRGEQFVVKVYRSAVIKEEGEPGTVVLPGKGRVLIRCGRNTLEILELQTAGRKRLPAKEWVSGLMGGSFEIISDAL
- the lnt gene encoding apolipoprotein N-acyltransferase, translated to MRYFLFILSALIVSLGNPSAVPLLGPLAASIGYSLFFFLIVDEESNKKRFLLGTLWFAFVSWIQYTWVLSHPYLYIYPLYFLVGLVVGAEMGLLSLFVNRKTLGKASGILALAGFWVFLEWIRLFWLAGLSFNPTGMALASTLASLQAASIGGVYLLSFFVMATNCAFLALIKDKSLSRVLFFLCLLAFPYLYGLTALRYHEGEMASSPDRKVVHALLVQTAFEVEEDKGFLHLTLPQKVALVTKEWEEIARLVKSGVTKDLDLIVLPESVIPFASGSCLFPKEIACETLSSMFEVPFGSAQVRKEKGLAKDYQIDSGICTFVCNGYFAQGIANQANAAVLIGMEHIEEVQGERAFFSSALLYHPEGENTAATEPYRYDKQVLVPMAEYIPFGWLREAAEHYGVFGSFTPGCGAKLFVINKINFGVSICYDETFGSIVRQIRSSGAEVLVNLTNDGWYPDSSLPRQHFDLAVLRAVENGAPVLRACNTGITCAIDSLGRPVAILGETGSEQQNLRAALPVTLPVYTYDTLYTKTGDALILLISLAAIGFFSLQFFISSARNKER
- the lpxA gene encoding acyl-ACP--UDP-N-acetylglucosamine O-acyltransferase, which produces MSQRNIHPTAIIEPGAILGQGVTIEPYAIIKENVVLRDNVTIKAHVYIDGHTTIGEGTTIYPSASIGTKTQDLKFKGEKTFVRIGKHCEIREFVTINSSTQENSVVEVGDNCLLMAYCHVAHNCRVGNRVIMSNGATLAGHVDVGDNAIIGGITPIHQFVSIGRNSMVGGMSRITHDIPPFTLGGGIPFKYGGLNIIGLKRAGYSLQVRQELSRAFKLVFRSRLKLEESLARCEEELEPLDEVVHFIQFCKASKRGLMGQQGITREQGDQLEPQTAMQS
- the rplC gene encoding 50S ribosomal protein L3, with the protein product MTLKLMGRKRGMVQLFDKDGNAVPCTAIEFSKNIVVQVKNEETDGYSAVQLGYEEVVANDPRRKEARTKKPLRGHFKKHGVEARKHLKETRVEDSSAYQSGQEIGVEAFQGLTHVDVTGTSKGKGFQGVMKKHNYAGGPASHGASQFHRSRGSQGMRSTPGRCIPGIGQASHMGDIQVTLQNLRIVEILPEEQVLLVEGAVPGPTDALVYVTQAKKKNKAA
- the lpxC gene encoding UDP-3-O-acyl-N-acetylglucosamine deacetylase yields the protein MIEAITIQKSAQPQRTLKKEVHFSGIGIHTGRLVSIRFVPAAAGKGIVFKRVDLPGQPEIPALVEYAAETARSTSIGLDSIRIHTVEHVLAAIHANRIHNLTIELTNIEPPVGNGSSDVFVEMIEQAGIEELDSPEFCLSVQQPIYHSEKDIHVVALPGSGFKVSYTLDYPETPAIKSQYRSFDITAESFKKEIASCRTFALYEEVATLMDRGLIKGGSLDNAVMIKGDAIFSKGGLFFPDEMVRHKILDLIGDLTLVGYPINAHIIAIRSGHAANVALAKKLIGSLREVQSGISR